The genomic segment CCAGGCTCTGAGTCAGTTGTAGGCGTGGAGGAGACGGTGATGTAGGTGGCGTCTTTCTGGTGCTGCTGGTAACTCACTGTCAGAGAGAAAGTGTTTTAAACAGGACGCTGGAGCAGATATGTGGTGTAATTTTTTGCACCATTTTCAAATAGTTGCACTAAGTTTTGTAGCCTTGCCTGCAGATGTGACTGCTGTGTCTGTGGTACTGGTTAGCTCCAGCAGGACTGTGGGATATCTAGGGTGCAGCAGGAAGAGTTTTCTGATGAGTGGTTCTGGTGCAGGTACACCTGGTTCCACCTAAACAGTAAGACAgtagagaaaaataaaccaaacacatgGTTCAGTTTCATATTATCATCTTTTCccttaaataaaagtgttttcctCAGTAATAATCTTTTTCTCTCAGGGCAGACTCACAGTTGTCTTGCTACCATTTCCCTGTGATTTGATTGGCTCACCGGCCCAGAACAGGAAAACTGATTGGCCAGTTGAAGTGGAGAAAGCCGATGTTCCCAAATCAAGATGAGGACACACAAACTCTGCTGCCCAGAGAAGGTGGCCGTTGGCCCCGTCGACAATCCGAGCCTGACAGACAAAAGAGGAGGGGAAACCTTCAGTAAACATGTTCTCTTATGTCtaaattatttactatttttgtcagttttggggaaaaagaaactttttaccTTCATGACCCCGTTTGCTGAATGCTGAACAAAAAGATCAAGAATTCCATCATCGTTGAAGAGCCCTGGAGCCGGCTGGCTGTGAcaggaaaataattattttaggaAATTTTAGCAAGTCTTTGATTCATAATCTTTTGTTAGGAAAGCTTAACCAAAGCCAATTAACTCAGTGTACCCTCAtggtaaaatgataaaacacttTCTGTCAGTTCTAAGGTTTTATTAATCAGGATATAATGAAAAAATCATCTTAAACCTACTAGGTCTTAGATAAAACTAACCGAAACTGTGCCAGAATGCAAAACAATTAGGAATTAGAAGAGTTAAGCGTCAGCCAGGTTGTTCATTGATAATCAGCAACTGAAACAGCATCTTTAAAAGCAGATGTTTGGGCAGCTTGTTGGTCTGCAGCATTCAGTTGTGcattaacacaatgccaaggaggaaagacatcagccatCATCTAAGAGAAGAAACTGTTGCTACCCATCAATCTAGGAAGGGTATAGGGACACTTCCAAGTAATCTGGAGtcattttacacagaaatatttttaacaagtgaaaaatatttaagataGCTGTCAATCTTCACAGCAGTGGACATTTCAGAAAGTTCACTCTAAGATCAGACTGTAATGCCTAGAGAGATTGAAATAGTGACAAGAGtaacatctcagactctacatgcatgttaaatattaaaattcagAACAAAGTTGCATcagaacaaaccacaagacttttAGAATAATGTCCTTTGAAAGCCAAAGTAAAGATGTTTTACGTTTGCAGCACGTTTAGTGAAATTCAAACAGCACATCAGAACAAACGCCTTATACCAACTCTAAAGCATGGTGGTGGGgggctgatgatttgggcttgttttggaGCTACAGGCCCTGGaaaccttgcagtcattgagctGACCACTGACTCCTTTGTTTACTTCTTCGTGGGTTAATGTGAGGATATTTGTCTGACAGcaaaagcttggctgaaacagggaaatgaaagaggagaatgatcccaaacacagctaGAATAACTGGAAAAATCAAGTTGTTGCAGTAATTCAAAATGCAGACCTCAACCTAAGAGAAAGGATGTGGTGGGACCTTCGGGGCCTGAAGCAACTTtgtgaagtttttatttatttatttatttttaccatgagtgttttattgaacaaacacagaacagaaaTCTAATATTTCATTGAGCTGTGACACAGATACAGATGTGCAGGTCTGTACCTGTGTATGGGAGGTGAGCTGAAGGTCCACTCTTTGCGTAAGTCCCTCTGTCTGAGCAGTGATAGCTTACTGGCACCATATACCAACGCCCAGTCACTTCTGGTGATGTTCACGTTGGAAACGGCATCCAGGCTGTTGCGGTTTTTTCCAGAACCAGTCACAAGAGGAAGCAGGAACTCAACACGCTCAGATCCTCTAAAATCAGGAGATGACAAAGGTGAGCTTTTGACTTAGGCCTGGTACaaacaaggattttttttaaaatcttatgaGATATTTTATCTGTCTGAGACCTCAAACGTGAAGATATAAAAATCAggtatttaacagttttgatcgtactttGTGCACACGCATAACGATGTTGTCCcgcaaccgatctagaatctagtcctccgtgCTACAAATCTGTCGTGATCAAATGAgatctaataaaaaaacaaacaagaagaaccatggcaacaacctgaaaacacaacacccagcatggaagaggacatgcaggacgagggaatgatggtggtcttgggactattgttaacagaaaaatcagaaactgaaaaaaataacagactggagacggcgtgaacacggacttatatccttccttgctccccagtcagctcgctctatGATTGGCTACGTTCcgttccacgtcaccatccacacagtcacaactcaggagtcgtcggctttcctcacacacatgaagatttttggtcataaatattgaacatgttcaatacttccgaTTGTCAGCCATGACCCATTTCGTAGCCAATTATAGGGATGAAttcgctcttaacacacctcagaccacatgataattttataggaaattCTTCTCAAGCTAACCGCGCCTTTGCCATCCTtggttgggaagaggcaaaatctggacaaaaacagcctgataataataataataataatgtgtgtaccaggctttattTTAGCATCACTGGTGTTTCTTTGACTATTGATACAACACTTCTGGGTTGTTTTAGGATGAATTTATCCCAGAATTGACTTATTTTAAGCCCATAGTTAATTTATCACTTTTAATTgctcacattttaaaatatttgactcTCTGTAATGTTTATGAATGCAATTAACACTCTTTTTTCTCCAGTGGAAGAATAAAACTACACAACATCACTGGGTTTGCTACTGTGTCTCTTTTGCACAGACTGATTAAAGCTTAGTATTTAACAAAGAAGTTCTGTACAGTGTACTCAGACCTGTGTGCAAATCACTGAGGCATACCGGTAAATATGTATAAGGGAGGAGGAATTGCTTTTCTTGAGTCCCTCCCACACTGGATCCTTCTTTCTAAGAGCTGGAGTCAAGGGCATTGGGCAAGCAGCGCGGATGTAGATGTCTTGTAGAGAGATGGCCTGGACGTTTCCTGAGGAGATAAACGTTAACCCAAGTTATGTTTTTGCTATTTGCTGCTTGTAGATAAATACTTCATCTGTGCTAGTGTGGTGACTTGTCTTATTTAGAGCCGTGTTTGAggtctttgtatttttcttttcacctaGTCCAAACAGGATGTAAAATGCTCCTTGCTGTGTCTCGTGCAGTAAAGGACCAATCAGCTTTCCTTGTCCGGTGAGGTTGAAAGGCACGGGATGTCCGAGCATTGCTCCCGTCAAGCCAGAGATCAGAGTCAGGGACAAATCCAAAGCCTGACAATGAATAtggcaaaatgaaaacatgcacaGTCACTGAGTGCAAAAGCCTGGAACCAAGAAATCTAATCTCATGATCACTGATCTGTGATGCCAAAACAAAATGCCAGGATCTGACGTGTACACCAGAATGTAGAGAATGAAATAGATAAAGCACTTACTGCACAGACTTAATCTGGCTATATGTGAGGTTTTGCCTCAGTGTGTGTAAAGGAAGTGGGTGGCACAGCTTTACCTCATCTGCAGGTAGGGTTGCTACAAGCAGATCTGGGACTGAGTCGCCCTGGAGGTCTGGAAGTAACACCGCTTGAGATTCAATGTTCTTAAGCAGGACCGACCACAACCTCGTTCCTGGAGAGCGAAAGGAGACCCTATATTTAAGAGCTTTATCCTCATATTCATTTCTATCTCTAATCCCACACAGCTGATCTTCCTGCTGTGGCTGAATTTAGGCAGAATTTGATTCGAAATAACAAGACTAAGTGAACAGATTAAATTTTAGCTGTGGTGCTTAGTTACAGTTTCATTACAATGAGCTCGCTCCAACCTGTGGCGCCACTGACCGCCATGAGGACGGATTTGCAGATGAGGAGGCACACGGGTGATGCCTGGGCGCTGTATGGCGGTCCACACTGGATGTACGTCACAGACTCCCTCATGACCTTCTCCCACAGCACCCGACCGCTGACGGCAGACAAGGCCACCGCTTTGTATTCTGGGACAGAAAAATGGCTCgataaagcagcaaaacatgCAGGTTTATACactgtaaatatatataacttcattttaatctaGTTGTTAGTAATACTAGTCTTAAGTTATATGATATGAAGTTGAATCAGTGTAATTAAGAGTAATAGTGATGGTGGGGGAGCAGGATTTCCCACAATGCTGTTCACctctattaaaaacaaattagagaTAATTCACTGTGTGAAACCTTGTATTTTAATACTTGCAATTACACAGtactttttggtttttattttttttttacttttttagttgatcaataattaaaatgacacaaagTTTAGATTGATTTCAGAAAGAtgtcaaattttaaaataaattcttgtttagttttcttttatcttcttgtttTGAATTATTTAGGAATAATagaatgttaaaaaagaaaaagagcatcCCATGTCACCCTTGATGATCTCTAGCTCCGAAGCTCCCGGTGTGAGGAAACCAGTACTAAACAGATCTATCTAAACAGATAGGAAATCCgcttataaatcagaatcaactctaaagcgggcgcacgtgaggg from the Melanotaenia boesemani isolate fMelBoe1 chromosome 2, fMelBoe1.pri, whole genome shotgun sequence genome contains:
- the fam234b gene encoding protein FAM234B — encoded protein: MAAALSRALKLPGKKGSGLGEYDPLTQADSEDESEEDDLVLNYPRNGLGRDSSLGVGSSKVRGGRSRRLVGATDEALEDEEEDEWTERLPSKSRQGREDMKGVQHWSHRDSDRERLGEDRGGAGASGSAGMGVHSPDAEAKRMRVKNAVRSAFFLVPVVCATFLVLLCAFLIPCQKGELEKKLQWERALGDAGGVTPPALAMWDVDGDSVEDVFLGVTARANGTHSAQGNKEYKAVALSAVSGRVLWEKVMRESVTYIQCGPPYSAQASPVCLLICKSVLMAVSGATGTRLWSVLLKNIESQAVLLPDLQGDSVPDLLVATLPADEALDLSLTLISGLTGAMLGHPVPFNLTGQGKLIGPLLHETQQGAFYILFGLGNVQAISLQDIYIRAACPMPLTPALRKKDPVWEGLKKSNSSSLIHIYRGSERVEFLLPLVTGSGKNRNSLDAVSNVNITRSDWALVYGASKLSLLRQRDLRKEWTFSSPPIHSQPAPGLFNDDGILDLFVQHSANGVMKARIVDGANGHLLWAAEFVCPHLDLGTSAFSTSTGQSVFLFWAGEPIKSQGNGSKTTVEPGVPAPEPLIRKLFLLHPRYPTVLLELTSTTDTAVTSAVSYQQHQKDATYITVSSTPTTDSEPGARIVKSMSLRAAIAKGKIVRLGENNKKGSPVKPGAFEVNTFFRRLAFKQQ